One window of the Legionellales bacterium genome contains the following:
- a CDS encoding RidA family protein yields the protein RNLQAVCREAGGDLQQLVKLTVFLTDMNDFPHFNEVMMEFFQPPYPARSTVAVKQLPKNVKIEIEGILILD from the coding sequence CGAAATTTGCAAGCTGTCTGTCGCGAAGCGGGAGGTGATTTGCAACAATTAGTGAAACTCACAGTATTTTTGACCGATATGAATGATTTCCCACACTTTAATGAAGTGATGATGGAATTCTTTCAGCCACCTTATCCGGCGCGTTCTACTGTTGCCGTCAAACAATTACCTAAAAATGTTAAGATTGAAATCGAAGGTATTTTAATTTTAGATTAG
- a CDS encoding 1-acyl-sn-glycerol-3-phosphate acyltransferase, protein MKISKIRTTWIMLRSGVFTARMCFLVWFHATFNRKHFRPKLDSMLRYWARTVLKFVNADWQVTLHNTFEFEPGKQYILMSNHMSLYDIPLIYVALPGSIRMLSKRELMRVPFLGKAMKIGSFPVIDRHNRQQALQDLDYAKQLMQDGIIVWMAPEGTRSRTGELLPFKKGGFMLALQTGASIVPIGIKNANKILPKQTWQFSTHENVEVHVGKPIDASQYSLETRDELMEAVRTEMLKLLS, encoded by the coding sequence ATGAAAATTTCTAAAATTCGCACCACCTGGATTATGTTACGCAGTGGCGTGTTCACCGCACGCATGTGTTTTCTGGTGTGGTTTCACGCTACCTTTAATCGCAAGCATTTTCGTCCCAAACTCGACAGTATGTTGCGTTATTGGGCGCGCACCGTGTTGAAATTTGTCAACGCCGATTGGCAAGTAACACTACACAATACCTTCGAATTTGAGCCGGGAAAACAGTATATTCTCATGAGCAATCACATGAGTTTATACGATATCCCTTTAATTTATGTGGCCTTACCCGGCAGTATTCGCATGCTATCGAAACGAGAATTAATGCGCGTACCCTTCTTAGGAAAAGCCATGAAAATCGGGTCATTTCCTGTTATCGATCGTCATAATCGTCAACAAGCACTGCAAGATTTAGATTATGCCAAACAATTAATGCAAGATGGAATTATTGTCTGGATGGCGCCAGAGGGTACCCGTTCACGCACGGGAGAATTACTCCCCTTTAAGAAAGGTGGATTTATGCTCGCCTTGCAAACCGGCGCGAGTATTGTGCCCATCGGCATAAAAAACGCCAATAAAATTTTGCCTAAGCAAACTTGGCAATTCAGCACTCACGAAAATGTCGAAGTCCATGTCGGAAAACCGATTGATGCCAGTCAATATTCACTCGAGACACGCGATGAATTAATGGAAGCCGTGCGCACGGAAATGCTGAAATTATTATCTTAG